In Paenibacillus sonchi, a single genomic region encodes these proteins:
- a CDS encoding DegT/DnrJ/EryC1/StrS family aminotransferase, with translation MIKLIKPYITFQEVEEDFKRIFESGTFTKGEYVNKFLQEIKTYLGVDHAFLTTSATTALTMCLKSLGIGLGDEVIVSDFSFPATVNVVEDIGAMPIFADVDQDTFNMKSEELERKITQKTKAVIFVDAFGNPSGISKIKGICEEHQIPLIEDAACAIGSSENGVNVGKIADLTCFSFHPRKLLTTGEGGVITTNKKEIAEIMSVKLNHGAIVRDGMADFINYGYNYRLSELQAAMGIKQLNKLESIVKSRNSIADEYKKRLHLLGFKRQNSLDNVIHNIQSLVFMVPEGMNRDHLIAYLTENGIESTIGTYCLSNTTYYKNKYNSVQPIAKYLEKNTVTLPCYDNVDHKYISNIIEKYVRTLED, from the coding sequence ATGATAAAATTAATAAAACCTTATATTACCTTTCAAGAAGTTGAAGAAGATTTCAAAAGAATATTTGAATCTGGAACTTTTACCAAAGGAGAATATGTAAACAAATTCTTACAGGAAATAAAAACTTATTTAGGAGTCGATCATGCCTTCCTGACCACCTCTGCGACTACAGCATTGACAATGTGCTTAAAATCACTCGGAATAGGATTGGGAGACGAGGTGATCGTATCCGACTTTTCTTTTCCGGCAACCGTAAATGTTGTAGAGGATATCGGAGCGATGCCAATTTTTGCGGATGTGGATCAGGATACTTTCAATATGAAATCGGAAGAACTAGAAAGGAAAATAACCCAAAAAACAAAAGCAGTCATATTCGTGGATGCGTTCGGAAACCCAAGCGGAATATCTAAAATAAAAGGGATATGTGAAGAACATCAAATACCGTTGATTGAAGATGCTGCTTGTGCCATCGGGAGCAGTGAAAATGGAGTCAACGTAGGTAAAATCGCAGATCTTACCTGTTTTAGTTTTCATCCCCGGAAATTGCTTACGACTGGCGAAGGAGGAGTGATTACAACCAATAAGAAAGAAATCGCGGAAATTATGAGTGTTAAATTAAACCATGGAGCGATTGTCCGAGATGGAATGGCTGACTTCATTAATTATGGATATAATTACAGACTATCGGAGCTTCAAGCAGCAATGGGAATAAAACAATTAAATAAATTAGAATCAATTGTGAAAAGTAGGAACAGTATAGCTGACGAGTATAAAAAGAGACTCCATCTTTTAGGTTTTAAAAGGCAAAATTCGCTGGACAATGTGATTCATAATATTCAATCCCTCGTTTTTATGGTTCCCGAAGGGATGAATAGAGATCATTTAATCGCTTATTTAACGGAAAATGGAATTGAATCCACAATAGGAACGTATTGCCTGAGCAATACAACTTATTATAAGAACAAGTATAATAGTGTTCAGCCAATTGCAAAATATCTTGAAAAAAATACCGTAACTCTTCCTTGTTATGATAACGTGGATCACAAATATATTAGCAACATAATAGAAAAATATGTGAGGACTCTCGAGGATTAA
- a CDS encoding UDP-glucose/GDP-mannose dehydrogenase family protein yields MVDKIVDALGEVEGKTIAVLGITFKPNTDDMREAPSLVILPELVKYGIKLKVYDPKGREEGTWRLHDIKDNLIWCEETYEAITNTDATLILTEWNEFRNLDFDKYDELNSGKYFFDFRNIYDKQELTGKGFKYYGVGV; encoded by the coding sequence ATGGTAGATAAGATCGTGGATGCTCTGGGTGAAGTTGAGGGAAAAACCATAGCGGTTCTAGGGATTACTTTTAAACCTAATACAGATGATATGAGGGAAGCACCTTCATTAGTCATCTTACCAGAATTAGTGAAGTATGGTATAAAGCTAAAGGTATATGATCCAAAAGGACGTGAAGAAGGTACATGGCGTCTTCATGATATAAAAGATAACCTGATTTGGTGTGAAGAAACTTACGAGGCTATTACAAATACGGATGCTACTTTGATTCTCACTGAATGGAATGAATTCAGAAACCTGGATTTTGATAAATATGATGAACTAAATAGTGGAAAGTATTTCTTTGATTTTAGAAATATTTACGATAAACAAGAATTAACTGGAAAAGGATTTAAATACTATGGTGTAGGTGTGTAA
- a CDS encoding glycosyltransferase yields MEKNPIKITFIPKRRPFIKNATSRLRALYLIDHLQKLFPNKYIANLDDPENADIIVVNQSASQENLIKILDQKKKRKVFLIYDVVGRQYDDARESFNQVAQQADLITVANETQKARIEELKLGKPCCILNDGIDYVEQLNPSLSPFNGKVVWFGNHQLGNLESAMWAIDYISAQPKYSIGVIGNKEIKLDNVELIEWKYEGFINNLKRYSLCFLSHDSLEKQKSNNRLLVTIANGIPTIVSNSAAYSELLRKFKLDYAIVENENELQKALSILSDEEQRQKYLSEIQPYILENYNYNAVAKKFDQILNLYYLKGI; encoded by the coding sequence GTGGAAAAAAATCCGATTAAGATAACATTTATCCCCAAAAGAAGGCCTTTTATAAAAAATGCCACATCAAGACTTCGGGCTTTATATCTAATAGATCATCTTCAAAAGTTATTTCCCAACAAGTATATAGCTAATCTTGATGATCCGGAGAATGCTGACATTATTGTTGTGAATCAATCCGCTTCACAAGAAAATTTAATAAAAATTCTAGATCAAAAAAAGAAACGAAAGGTCTTTCTCATCTATGATGTGGTAGGACGGCAGTACGATGATGCCAGAGAATCATTTAACCAAGTTGCGCAGCAAGCTGATTTAATTACTGTTGCAAATGAAACTCAAAAAGCGCGGATAGAGGAATTGAAGCTAGGTAAACCTTGTTGCATTTTGAATGATGGTATCGATTATGTTGAACAATTGAACCCTTCCCTTTCACCGTTTAACGGAAAAGTAGTTTGGTTTGGTAATCACCAACTAGGTAATTTAGAATCAGCAATGTGGGCAATTGATTATATATCCGCGCAACCTAAATATTCAATAGGTGTTATAGGCAATAAAGAAATTAAATTAGACAATGTTGAGTTAATAGAATGGAAATATGAAGGATTTATTAATAATCTAAAGCGTTATAGTCTATGCTTTTTGTCTCACGATAGTTTGGAAAAACAAAAGAGCAATAACAGATTGCTAGTGACGATTGCAAATGGTATTCCCACAATTGTATCAAATTCTGCTGCTTATTCTGAGTTACTTCGTAAGTTCAAGTTAGATTATGCCATTGTCGAAAATGAAAATGAATTACAAAAGGCTCTTTCCATCCTTAGTGATGAGGAACAAAGACAAAAGTATTTAAGTGAGATACAGCCTTATATTTTAGAGAACTACAATTATAATGCTGTAGCAAAAAAGTTTGATCAGATATTAAATCTCTACTACTTAAAAGGTATATAA
- a CDS encoding GDP-mannose 4,6-dehydratase — MNLKPVDSTKTYLVTGAAGFIGMHLSKKLLSMGCKVIGYDNMNDYYDVNLKLSRLNILKKFDHFTFHKADLIDRDYLENLFSKNNIDVVINLAAQAGVRYSIEKPHVYIQSNIVGFFNILEMCRYHKVSHLLYASSSSVYGSNQKIPFSTEDMVDQPVSLYAATKKSNELMAHTYSHLYKIPATGLRFFTVYGPYGRPDMAYYSFTKAIIEDKMIKVFNNGDMYRDFTYIDDIVEGVTRLIENSPAIFNKTLPYKVYNIGNNKPERLIDLIQAIEHSTGKKAIKKYYPMQAGDVYQTYADIKNLFEDVGFKPNTSIDDGINKFITWYNQYYNQVDMN; from the coding sequence ATGAATTTAAAACCTGTAGATAGCACAAAAACATATCTTGTTACAGGTGCAGCCGGCTTTATTGGTATGCACCTTTCCAAAAAGTTATTGAGCATGGGTTGCAAAGTAATAGGATATGACAACATGAACGATTATTATGACGTGAACCTTAAACTTAGCCGTTTAAACATATTGAAGAAATTTGATCATTTCACTTTCCATAAAGCAGATTTAATTGACAGGGACTATCTTGAAAACTTGTTTTCAAAAAACAACATTGATGTAGTAATCAACCTGGCGGCACAAGCAGGTGTAAGATATAGCATTGAGAAACCACATGTTTATATACAATCCAATATTGTAGGATTCTTCAATATTCTCGAGATGTGTAGATACCACAAAGTAAGCCACCTGCTTTATGCTTCCTCAAGTTCTGTGTATGGTTCTAATCAAAAGATACCATTTTCAACAGAAGACATGGTTGATCAACCAGTTAGTTTATATGCAGCTACAAAAAAGTCTAATGAACTAATGGCACATACTTATAGTCACCTTTATAAAATACCTGCAACCGGATTGCGTTTCTTCACAGTTTATGGTCCGTATGGAAGACCTGATATGGCATATTACTCTTTTACAAAGGCTATTATTGAAGATAAAATGATAAAAGTATTTAATAATGGAGATATGTACCGGGATTTTACTTATATTGATGATATTGTTGAAGGTGTCACTAGACTTATAGAAAACTCTCCTGCAATATTTAATAAAACCTTACCCTACAAGGTTTATAATATTGGGAATAATAAACCTGAAAGATTAATAGATTTAATTCAAGCGATTGAACATTCAACTGGTAAAAAAGCGATTAAAAAATATTATCCAATGCAAGCTGGGGATGTGTACCAAACCTATGCTGACATAAAAAATTTATTTGAAGATGTAGGCTTTAAACCAAATACATCAATTGACGACGGTATCAACAAATTTATAACCTGGTATAATCAATATTACAATCAAGTGGACATGAATTAG
- a CDS encoding glycosyltransferase domain-containing protein — protein sequence MKVVVYTSLFGNHDSVKEPLCIDKSVDYILFTDDPSIKSENWTIKVLEKQFESPRKMARLTKLLSHKFLPEHDLSIYLDANFKLKAKDIYEMIVECLEGQDIALYKHPRRNCTYQELEHCLKVNKVSTEIADRVKIKYLNEGFPRDYGLFESGFIIRKNTEKINQLNELWWNEIATGSERDQCSLVFCLWKLGITANEIKIGQQIRINPYIIGYKHKNNS from the coding sequence ATGAAGGTAGTTGTTTATACTTCATTATTTGGTAATCATGATTCCGTTAAAGAACCCTTATGTATAGATAAAAGTGTGGATTATATTCTGTTTACGGATGACCCGAGCATAAAGTCTGAAAATTGGACGATTAAAGTATTGGAAAAACAATTTGAAAGCCCAAGAAAAATGGCTCGTTTAACCAAATTGTTATCTCATAAATTTCTACCAGAACATGACCTGAGCATTTATTTGGATGCAAATTTTAAATTAAAAGCAAAAGATATTTATGAGATGATAGTGGAATGTCTAGAGGGCCAAGATATTGCCTTATACAAGCATCCAAGACGAAACTGCACCTATCAAGAATTAGAACACTGTTTAAAAGTCAACAAAGTAAGCACCGAAATTGCGGACCGTGTAAAAATAAAGTATCTAAATGAAGGATTTCCTCGTGATTATGGATTATTTGAGAGTGGATTTATTATTAGAAAAAACACGGAAAAAATAAACCAATTGAATGAACTTTGGTGGAACGAAATCGCTACTGGAAGCGAACGAGATCAGTGTTCTCTAGTGTTTTGTCTGTGGAAATTGGGAATCACTGCAAATGAAATCAAAATTGGCCAACAAATTCGTATAAATCCCTATATCATTGGGTATAAACATAAAAATAATTCATAA